From Triplophysa dalaica isolate WHDGS20190420 chromosome 24, ASM1584641v1, whole genome shotgun sequence:
GTTAGCTGGGTTAGCACGCTAGCTAGCGTAACAGCTCCTATAATTTAATTCAACTGTTCATCAATGCGATTATTTATTAATGGTCAATTTAAAGCGAGATACAGTTATGAAAATGACCTTGTCGTATACATCTAGTGTCGCAGATATAAAGAAATGCTAATGATGGCTAATAATAGGCTGTCCTTTAAAACCATGCACACACTAGCTAGACTGTTTTTAGGCAACGTATGCGCGCTCTTACACTTCCTTCATTCATTAGGTTACAAGTCCTCAAACGTGTGGTAAAGGTTGGGCAGCTCAAtctttttaaacacatcacaGGCGACTTTCAATGGCAGTGTTAATGGAAAGCGCAACTAAAACCTAACATTACCTGCGTTCCCACCACTGCGATCTGCGGCAACTGAATGATATCTGCCCCGACCGTGTTAAACACATCCTGGAGTTTGTTAATGACAGGAATAAGAGCCTCCATCGCGTTGACGTTCTCTTTTCCTGTCAAAATGAATGAGCTAAGGCAACTACCCCGGCTAAACAGAGCACAAAGTCAACCAATGTCCCTCACGCAGACACCAAGAACCAACCCGGCCGCGGAAAAACTGCGCCCTGAAGCATTCTGGGAGTTGTAGTTTTAGGCGTATGAACATCTGTTGACCCACTTCTGAAATCTCTGGAAACAATTCTAAGCATTGTTGAGAGGAGATAATGCGCCACCGCAACCGTTACTACAGGGcgcaacaaaaatattttgagcaGGGGAAACAGGTTTTTTTGGGGAGAGGCTTGTATAACAATAGGAGGTTCAATTATTGCCAAAAAATGAAACCCTGCAGATATTTACGCAATTTGTATTGTTATCCCACTAACTacatatgtataatataatgttccataatacaaataaatatatattaaaatggaCCGAATGCTAAAACTGTTCAATAATGGGCCGAAAAACACAGACCAGTGTCATATTAAACCAAAAAGGTTACAAACacagtttttaacactttttattgTCTACccaaatacattatattaaacATCTGGGCACAAATGCTATTTTGTTTTCATCCATAGGATTGAAATAGAGAAAGTGCCGGATGTCAATTGAGACTCATAACTATGACAGCGTTAACATTTATGCCAACAGGACAGCTGCCTTTAAATATTGCACACAAGATTATTTAAGACAAGAACATTCAACACAGGTGATGTCTACAAGATCAAAGCTGAGTAATAcgtaatatttacataaaaaaagaaattcaagtCGTCCATGTTCCGCAGGAGTTACATCTTCACGCAAATCctttgtaacaaaaatgtatagatgTTATACACATTGGCCTGTCAAGACTTGTTTTGCTTTCCTAAAAGAAAGCTGTTTACAAACCCTACTGGACAACAGATGAAAAACTAAGCTCAGTTTTTTTTCAGCCATGCAAACTGTAATACACACAAGGTAAAAAAAGTGCTCCAATTTGTTTACATTCCAATTGAATCAATGAGTGGGAAAGGCACACTTTCTAACAAACGAGTGATAATTTGAGAAACAATTAAGAATAATTAACTCTATTATTCACAACATTTCTGCAAACATTTTTTAGCTTCAGATAAAAATAAGAGACTagatttttgtgaaaatatgaAGCTCATGAGTCCATATTTTGATGATTTAGCACCAAAACGAAAAAAAGCAAgataaaaaattaagtaatgGCAGATACATATGGTCTCTGTGATGATATGGGTCAggattttttaaacaattataaaagCAATGAATTTTGTGAGTAAAGTCACTTGTTATAAATGTTAAGGAAGtgcaatttaaatatatatgcacaCTAATATAAGGGGGGTCACAATTTCCCCTGAAGAAATTAATCTCAAAGAAGATTAATATGTAgattttttacttgtttaagAGGCTCTATTATTTAACATAGTGTCAATCAAACTGAAAACTCCAAACTACTCATCCTACTCAGAAATAAATCACTCACAGTCACAGATAAAATCGCATCTCACTCTTCACAGcagcaaacaaataaatcagtcttattagacaaaaaaaataaagtagcATAATCCTCTGAGCCGTGCTTCGCTCTGATATTCAAGATGAGGTGCAGTCAGTGTAAGTGGTCACCATGTTTCCCCTCCTCTGGGTTACAGTTCTGCAGTGCTGTTTGGCCGTTCCCTGAAACCTGCTTTCTGTCCTTTTGACGTGCCTGTCAAATGTAAACATCTTCTCCATATCGTCAAACATGCCTTCGAAGACACCAGCGCCAAAAGCACCCTGAACATGTCTCTTATGGCGGTTGTGTGCTTGCTGGTGGGCTCTGAATTGTTCGTCATAATGACGTTTCGGACGAGCGTGCCTATTTTGGCTGTAGATATCAAAGTCTTTGAACATGTCATCGAAGTTGAAATCAAAGGAGTGATGTTGCCCGCCTCTTTCTCCACCCATGTCTTCACTTGCAAATGGACTGTTTCCTAACTGGTCATACTCTCGTCTTCTCATCTCGTCGGATAGGGTTTCATATGCTGAGGAGCAAGAGGTTTCAAATGAATGGGTGggaaacaatacaataaatatatctgtatattttcttaaaagcaTGCTATTTCATTTGACAGATTATCACAAACCGGTCAAATTTAAAGAAGAAGGAAACCATTTTGACACTTACCCTCTGCAATCTCCCGAAAATTTGTTTCCGCATCCGGGCTCTTGTTTTTGTCTGGATGATATTTCATGGCAAGCTTGTGAAATGCTTTTTTGATCTGACGTTCAGAAGCATCTTTTGGGACGCCG
This genomic window contains:
- the dnajb9a gene encoding dnaJ homolog subfamily B member 9a, which encodes MATAQSTLMFAVCILMIAEFILARKDYYDILGVPKDASERQIKKAFHKLAMKYHPDKNKSPDAETNFREIAEAYETLSDEMRRREYDQLGNSPFASEDMGGERGGQHHSFDFNFDDMFKDFDIYSQNRHARPKRHYDEQFRAHQQAHNRHKRHVQGAFGAGVFEGMFDDMEKMFTFDRHVKRTESRFQGTAKQHCRTVTQRRGNMVTTYTDCTSS